Proteins from a genomic interval of Zingiber officinale cultivar Zhangliang chromosome 1B, Zo_v1.1, whole genome shotgun sequence:
- the LOC121995927 gene encoding uncharacterized protein LOC121995927 yields MATQLIEKYKDGAEVYSGAAVCREKMVEVLQELGMPKGLLPLEDLLEMGYNRDLGFMWLTQRKKKEHMFKEIKQLVSYATQVTAFVEDRKLKKITGVKTRELLLWLSVIEVFIGDPSSGKITFKTGTGLSDSFPVTAFELEE; encoded by the coding sequence ATGGCGACACAGCTGATTGAGAAGTACAAGGACGGTGCCGAGGTCTACAGCGGCGCCGCCGTCTGCAGGGAGAAGATGGTGGAAGTGCTGCAAGAGTTGGGCATGCCCAAGGGCCTGCTGCCGCTGGAGGATCTGCTGGAGAtgggctacaacagagacctcgGCTTCATGTGGCTGacgcagaggaagaagaaggagcacaTGTTCAAGGAGATAAAGCAGCTGGTGTCCTACGCCACCCAAGTGACCGCCTTCGTGGAGGATCGCAAGCTAAAGAAGATTACCGGGGTGAAGACCAGGGAGCTGCTGCTCTGGCTCTCTGTCATCGAGGTGTTTATCGGCGATCCTTCGTCCGGGAAGATCACCTTCAAGACCGGCACGGGGTTGTCCGACAGCTTTCCGGTGACGGCGTTTGAGCTAGAAGAGTAA